The bacterium sequence TGAAGAAGCGCGGGCTGCGGCTGGGGACGGACGTCGCGGTGGTCGTGTCGAGCGACGCGGTCCACTACGGGCCGGACTTCAAGTTCACGCCGTACGGCGAGGGCGGGGTCGAGGCGTACGTCAAGGCGACGGCGCACGACCGCGCGCTGCTCGAGGGGCCGCTCGCCGGGCCGCTGACCGCGGCGAAGGTGCGGAGCGTCTACGCCGACTTCGTGGACGTGGAGCATCCGGACGTCTACCGCAACACGTGGTGCGGGCGCTTCGCCCTGCCGTTCGGGTTGTCGTTGCTGCGCGAGACGGCGGAGCGTCTCGGGGACGGCGCGCCGGTCGGGCGTCCGCTCGCCTACGCGACGTCGGTCGGCTGGCCGGAGCTTCCGCTGCGCGACGTCGGCATGGGCGCGACGGCGCCGGACAGCCTCTTTCACTTCGTCGGGTATCCGGCGGTGGCGTACACGCTTTCTTCGATGGCGCGCTGATTTCGACTGCGTACTGCCCGCGGGTTTCGACTGCGTACGGCCCGCGGGTTTCGATTGCGTACGGCCCGCGGGTTTCGATTGCGTACTGCCCGCGGGGGTTCGCTTGCGTAGTGCCCGCGCGGTCCGCACGACGCGCTGTCGTCTTTGGTGGCGCGCGATGCTGCTCGGCGGCGAGGGGATGGTTCCTCTTGGATGGTTCGTGCGTCTTGCGGCGCCTCGCGCCGCGGCCTCGGTCGGCGGTCGCCGCGTGGTCTCTCGCGTTGCGGCGTCAGAGCGCGTGCGACTCGGGCGGCGCGCGTCGCGCGTCAGGGGGCGGCGGCTCCGCGACGGGGCAATGCTCCGCCGCCGCCCCCCGCCGCACGACGCGCTCGTCGGCGTCGCGTCCGGCCGTAGGGGAGGCTGGCGCGTCCCGATGATCGTTCGCCCGCGGACGATTCCTCCGCGCCTGCCTCCCGACGTGATTCACGCGCAACGTTGCCTTGGGGCACCCAACGGCAACCGGGTGCGGTGTTCAGGTCGGGCGGCAGGCGCGGTGGCGACGCCGTTGTTCCGACGATGTGATCGGCGCGCCAACCGCCCCTACGGGCATCGTCGTCATGCCGCACATCGTCGTCGTGTCGCGCGCATCGTCGTCGTGTTGCGCGTCGTCGTCGTGCCGCGCATCGTCGTCATGCCGCGCGTCGTCGTCATGACGCACATCGTCGTGGTGCCGCGCGTTGTCGTCGCGCCGCGCGTCGTCGTCGGGGCGCACGCGTCGTCGTGGTGGGTGCGCTTTCGTGGATGGGCGTGGGGCGTCGGGAGGGGATGCGGCGGGCGTGGCGGGAATGAAAACGCGCCGACGTCGGGGGACGGCGTCGGCGCGGGGTGGCGCGGTGCGCGGCGCGCGATGCGCGGTGCGCGATGCGCGATGCGGTGCGCGGGTGGGTTACGGGCGCACGAGGTAGAGCTCGCGCTGAGGACGGGAGAGCCAGACGGCGCCGTCGTCGTTCACGGCGACGATCTCCTCGATCGTCGCGATGCCGTGGCCGGGAACCGGCAGGCGCGGCTCGAGCGTGTAGATCTGGTTCGCCTCGACCTTCATGTCGGGCAGCGTGCCGTAGCGCTCCCAGCGCGGGCAGAGGACCGCGCCGCCGTCGTGCGCGACGCGGCCGACTTGATGCCCGAGGGCGTGCGGGAACTCGGGGTAGCCCTGCGCCACGATGTGCCCGCGGGCGACGTCGTCCACCGCCCCCGCCGTCACGCCGGGGCGCATCGCGTCCTTCGACTTCTGGATCGCCGCGACGATCGTGTCGAACCCGCGCTGCACGTCCTCCGGCGCCCGCTCTTCGCCGGGGCGCAGGAAATACCACGTGCGCTGCAGGTCGGAGCAGTAGCCGTCGTACTTCACGCCGAAGTCGGTGTTGACGATGTGCCCCGGCTCGATCACGCGGTCGGTCGGGCCCGCGTGCGCCCCCGCCGACTCCGGGCCGGTGAAGACGGCCGGGCAGTGCTCGGCGTCCCACGCCAGCTCCAGCCCGCCGATCTTCTCCATCTCCTCGGCGATCAGCCCCGCGACCTGCTTCTCCGTCAGGCCGGGACGCAGCCGCGGCGTCAGCCGCTCGTAGATGTCGCAGGTCAGCTCGCAGGCCTTCGCCACCCGCGCCCGCTCGCCCGGCGATTTCCGCCCGCGCAGCGTCGCCGCGAGCAGCTCCGCCGATTCGAGCCGCGCGCCGTACGGCGTTCCCTCGAGCGCCTTGTGCAGCGCGAGGAACATCCCGTGCGTCAGGCCGTCGGCCATCACGTCGTTCTCGGAGTAGTTGACGGCGATCCGCTGCGGGTCGAACCGCTGCAGCGTCTTGCGCAGCTCCTCGCCGATCCCGCCGACGTACGGAACGATCGGGCTGTAGTGGCCGTGCATCTCCTGGTTCGGCTTGTCGAGGCTGCCGACGAGCGCGACGCGGTCACCCGCGGCGGTCAGGACGAACGCCGACTGCCAGGTGACGTTCGGGCCGACGACGAGGTCGAAGCAGGGATCGTGGATCGTGTGCGTCTCGCGCGCGAAGAGCAGCCACGCGTCGAGCCCCAGCTCCTTCAGGATCGCCGGAACCTGCTCCAACTTCTCGCTGATCATCGGATCGCCGATCGTCATCGCGCTCGCTCCTTCCGCCCGTCCCGCCGGCGGGAAGCCATTATCGGTCAAATCGCCGCGGGGACACTAGAATGGCCTCGGGAAGCGGTCCGAAACGGGAGCGGCGCGTGGCGACGAGAAGGCAAGGCGCGGGCGGACGGCGCGCGGCGGAAGCCGCGGCGGCGGGGGACATGGGCGCGCTCGTCGCGTCGCTCGCCTCCGATCCGAAGCTCGCCTCGTTCGTGCGCCACCGCGGCCTCGTCCCGGGAAGCGATCCGGTCTACGCCGAGCCGGCCTCCGGCTGGCCGCCGGGCGCGCGCGAGGCGGCGCTGAAGCTCGGCGCGGCGCGCCTCTACAGCCATCAGGCCGCGGCGCTGGACCTCGTCGCCGCGGGGAACAACGTCCTTCTCGCCACGCCGACCGCGTCGGGCAAGACGCTCGCCTACGTCCTCG is a genomic window containing:
- a CDS encoding Xaa-Pro peptidase family protein, whose protein sequence is MTIGDPMISEKLEQVPAILKELGLDAWLLFARETHTIHDPCFDLVVGPNVTWQSAFVLTAAGDRVALVGSLDKPNQEMHGHYSPIVPYVGGIGEELRKTLQRFDPQRIAVNYSENDVMADGLTHGMFLALHKALEGTPYGARLESAELLAATLRGRKSPGERARVAKACELTCDIYERLTPRLRPGLTEKQVAGLIAEEMEKIGGLELAWDAEHCPAVFTGPESAGAHAGPTDRVIEPGHIVNTDFGVKYDGYCSDLQRTWYFLRPGEERAPEDVQRGFDTIVAAIQKSKDAMRPGVTAGAVDDVARGHIVAQGYPEFPHALGHQVGRVAHDGGAVLCPRWERYGTLPDMKVEANQIYTLEPRLPVPGHGIATIEEIVAVNDDGAVWLSRPQRELYLVRP